The Deinococcus radiopugnans ATCC 19172 genome has a segment encoding these proteins:
- a CDS encoding Nudix hydrolase, protein MQHGEKTHVDVELKAAGVVVLNAAGDILLVRERGTVGQMAKAGLWHIPSGTVEDGENPQDTAVREAFEETGLRVTLTRFVGAYLGRFPDGALVLRHVWLAEPLPGQTLRPTFAEEIAEARYVGRAEFDALYAAGKIRMYQTGLFYEDALREAARA, encoded by the coding sequence ATGCAGCACGGCGAGAAGACGCACGTGGACGTGGAATTGAAAGCCGCTGGCGTGGTTGTTCTGAACGCGGCGGGCGACATCCTGCTGGTGCGCGAACGGGGCACGGTGGGCCAGATGGCAAAAGCGGGCCTGTGGCACATTCCCAGCGGCACCGTGGAGGACGGCGAGAACCCGCAGGACACCGCCGTTCGCGAGGCGTTCGAGGAAACCGGCCTGCGGGTGACGCTCACGCGCTTTGTGGGCGCGTACCTGGGCCGCTTTCCGGACGGTGCGCTGGTTCTGCGGCACGTCTGGCTGGCCGAACCTCTGCCGGGGCAGACGCTGCGGCCCACCTTTGCCGAGGAAATTGCCGAGGCGCGGTACGTGGGCCGGGCGGAATTCGACGCGCTCTACGCCGCCGGGAAGATTCGCATGTACCAGACAGGGCTGTTTTACGAGGACGCCCTGCGGGAAGCGGCCAGAGCCTAG
- a CDS encoding YkgJ family cysteine cluster protein, translating to MTRPSPSPTDPVTAPVVRAYDRYGRQADKWQAGYRARGGKIFCGAGCFQCCNMPIRVSLAEAIITARAIDAAQAVAVEAHARAALQNARTAKDDAQYVQRHRQEVGFCPLLDRENGACTQYEARPTRCRDTFSAFPAHYCAEGTWEAMSNREKREYRREVARTPGTDGEWHFIAPLEHLSEPVWVAASKSMRAAWGLEVWGDFWLLTTLAADAGFMARVQRGDGRGAWQVASGRGLAHRELLQIE from the coding sequence ATGACGCGCCCTTCCCCCTCCCCCACCGATCCGGTCACGGCCCCCGTCGTGCGGGCCTATGACCGCTACGGGCGGCAGGCCGACAAATGGCAGGCGGGCTACCGGGCGCGCGGCGGCAAGATCTTCTGTGGGGCGGGGTGCTTCCAGTGCTGCAACATGCCCATCCGGGTGTCGCTGGCCGAGGCGATCATCACCGCCCGCGCCATCGACGCCGCGCAGGCGGTGGCCGTGGAGGCGCACGCCCGCGCCGCCCTGCAGAACGCGCGGACCGCGAAGGACGACGCCCAGTACGTGCAGCGCCACCGGCAGGAGGTGGGCTTCTGCCCGCTGCTGGACCGCGAGAACGGCGCCTGCACCCAGTACGAGGCGCGGCCCACGCGCTGCCGCGACACCTTCAGCGCCTTTCCGGCCCACTACTGCGCGGAAGGCACCTGGGAGGCCATGAGCAACCGCGAGAAGCGCGAGTACAGGCGCGAGGTGGCCCGCACCCCCGGCACCGACGGCGAGTGGCACTTCATCGCGCCGCTGGAACACCTCTCGGAGCCGGTGTGGGTGGCCGCGTCCAAGAGCATGCGCGCCGCGTGGGGGCTGGAGGTCTGGGGCGATTTCTGGCTGCTGACCACGCTGGCCGCCGACGCGGGCTTCATGGCGCGGGTGCAGCGCGGCGACGGGCGCGGAGCGTGGCAGGTGGCCAGCGGGCGCGGGCTGGCGCACCGGGAACTGTTGCAGATCGAGTAG
- a CDS encoding metal-binding protein: MPSGRVHNLINIAAYSVLAAAALVLSRQELLTVTPVQALNFTVAYAAGTFLLSPDLDLADGRVDSKRHWGLLGFVWVPYGKLFRHRGLSHSWVIGPLTRLAYLALLLTLVVGVLRYAAPGLTLPTIPQPISMKFVLPLVLGYFLSQWLHLIADGIRPDHGFRQGARKLRLQRHRPRSGRSRSRRA, translated from the coding sequence GTGCCCAGCGGACGTGTCCACAATCTGATCAACATCGCGGCCTACAGCGTCCTGGCCGCCGCCGCCTTGGTCCTCAGCCGTCAGGAGCTGCTGACCGTCACGCCGGTGCAGGCGCTGAATTTCACCGTGGCCTACGCGGCCGGAACGTTCCTGCTGTCGCCGGACCTGGACCTGGCCGACGGCAGGGTGGACAGCAAACGCCACTGGGGCCTGCTGGGCTTCGTGTGGGTGCCGTACGGCAAGCTGTTCCGGCACCGGGGCCTGTCGCACAGCTGGGTGATCGGCCCGCTGACCCGGCTGGCCTACCTGGCGCTGCTCCTCACGCTGGTGGTGGGCGTGCTGCGCTACGCCGCGCCCGGCCTGACCCTGCCCACCATTCCGCAACCGATCAGCATGAAGTTCGTCCTGCCGCTGGTGCTGGGCTACTTTCTCAGCCAGTGGCTGCACCTGATCGCCGACGGCATCCGGCCCGATCACGGCTTCCGGCAGGGCGCCAGAAAGCTGCGGCTGCAGCGCCACCGCCCCCGCTCGGGCCGCTCCAGAAGCCGGCGGGCGTAG
- a CDS encoding S8 family serine peptidase, whose translation MPRLFPSTLPLSLVLACTLAACTPSAPLPLQDQALDLGLSLGTKASQPFVGRWTVTDVPAWLQVTPTSGQGDVTVQLRADRGLGTPLAADQAVLTGQFKIVWTAGPQDATGGTDAPAGTATWTVRADQYALTGRVREAASAQGQDLRVGTGLSKGTSEPTPARGLIVKYRKVESVSGLQARGAVAGSTVAQRARSTLQGAALSVTSSRPLSDDTAALQVENVAAALQALRADPAVEYAVPNAILRAQSLPRPSGPGQPPLAQPLEPTDQYAGLQWPFRLLGYPAVWRDMEGGAYTRPVTVAVVDSGVRYDHPDLEGRLWKPGEGALDLLSDPKNGDGDGVDNDPTDPGDRTRQSGSHGTHVTGIIAARWGQNTATCAGCSATGVVGAVRRANVKVLPLRVIDAAGDASVADVALAVRYAAGLPITLTDPQTQKATTRTNPQRAAVINLSLGAEVSADTARPMCEAIGDASNAGSLIIVAAGNGYGTKPYYPAACPAAVAVGSVTLSGGSAPKHAVYSNAYPAVQLSAPGGTDPLQDPAAFNGGVFNGQPFPDLVLSTGWDYAKDQPNYEAEAGTSQAAPQVSALAALLLSKGVTTDAASTLARLNATATDLGAAGRDPLFGFGMINAAAALGAPAISDTLGLRLQDSRGRVFQPPLDALGRFNAFLGDGTFRVIGGRDRDGNGIYGETGEPRAEKAATLGPATPQVDVGDLVPQE comes from the coding sequence ATGCCCCGTCTGTTCCCGTCGACCCTGCCGCTGAGCCTGGTGCTGGCCTGCACGCTGGCCGCCTGTACGCCTTCCGCGCCGCTGCCCCTGCAGGACCAGGCACTGGACCTGGGCCTGTCGCTGGGCACCAAAGCCAGCCAGCCGTTCGTCGGGCGGTGGACGGTCACCGACGTGCCAGCCTGGTTGCAGGTGACGCCCACCTCGGGACAGGGAGACGTAACGGTGCAGCTGCGGGCCGACCGGGGGCTGGGCACGCCCCTGGCCGCCGATCAGGCGGTGCTGACCGGCCAGTTCAAGATCGTCTGGACAGCCGGTCCGCAGGACGCAACGGGCGGCACGGACGCGCCTGCGGGCACCGCCACCTGGACGGTGCGGGCCGATCAGTACGCCCTGACCGGGCGGGTTCGCGAAGCGGCCAGCGCGCAGGGCCAGGACCTGCGGGTGGGCACCGGCTTGTCCAAGGGGACATCCGAACCCACGCCGGCACGCGGCCTCATCGTCAAGTACCGCAAGGTGGAGAGCGTGTCCGGCCTCCAGGCGCGCGGCGCAGTGGCGGGCAGCACTGTGGCCCAGCGTGCCCGAAGCACCCTGCAGGGGGCCGCCCTGAGCGTGACTTCCAGCCGCCCGCTGTCGGACGACACCGCCGCCCTGCAGGTGGAGAACGTGGCGGCGGCCCTGCAGGCCCTGCGGGCCGATCCGGCGGTGGAGTACGCCGTGCCCAACGCCATCCTGCGCGCCCAGAGCCTGCCCCGGCCCAGCGGCCCCGGTCAGCCGCCGCTGGCGCAACCGCTGGAACCCACCGATCAGTACGCGGGCCTGCAGTGGCCTTTCCGGCTGCTGGGCTACCCCGCCGTGTGGCGGGACATGGAGGGTGGCGCGTACACCCGGCCCGTGACGGTGGCGGTGGTCGACAGCGGCGTGCGCTACGACCACCCGGATCTGGAAGGCCGGCTGTGGAAACCGGGCGAGGGCGCGCTGGACCTGCTGTCAGACCCCAAGAATGGCGACGGCGACGGCGTGGACAACGACCCCACCGATCCGGGGGACCGCACCCGCCAGAGCGGCAGCCACGGCACGCACGTGACCGGCATCATCGCGGCCCGCTGGGGCCAGAACACGGCCACCTGCGCCGGATGCAGCGCCACCGGCGTGGTGGGCGCGGTGCGGCGGGCCAACGTCAAGGTGCTGCCCCTGCGGGTGATCGACGCGGCGGGCGATGCCAGCGTCGCCGACGTGGCCCTGGCCGTGCGCTACGCCGCCGGCCTGCCGATCACGCTGACGGACCCGCAGACCCAGAAGGCCACCACCCGGACCAATCCCCAGCGGGCCGCCGTGATCAACCTGAGCCTGGGTGCCGAGGTCAGCGCCGACACTGCCCGGCCCATGTGCGAGGCCATTGGGGACGCCAGCAACGCCGGATCACTGATCATTGTCGCGGCGGGCAACGGCTACGGCACCAAGCCGTATTACCCGGCCGCCTGCCCAGCGGCGGTGGCGGTGGGCAGCGTGACGCTGTCGGGCGGCAGCGCGCCCAAACACGCGGTCTACAGCAACGCCTACCCGGCGGTGCAGCTCAGCGCGCCCGGCGGCACCGATCCGCTGCAGGACCCCGCCGCGTTCAACGGCGGCGTCTTCAACGGCCAGCCCTTCCCGGATCTGGTGCTGTCCACCGGCTGGGACTACGCCAAGGACCAGCCAAACTACGAGGCCGAGGCCGGCACCAGTCAGGCCGCGCCCCAGGTCTCGGCGCTGGCCGCGCTGCTGCTCAGCAAGGGCGTGACCACCGACGCCGCCTCCACCCTGGCCCGCCTGAACGCCACCGCCACCGATCTGGGGGCCGCCGGGCGCGACCCGCTGTTCGGCTTCGGCATGATCAACGCCGCCGCCGCCCTGGGCGCCCCGGCCATCAGCGACACGCTGGGGCTGCGGCTTCAGGACTCGCGTGGGCGGGTCTTCCAGCCCCCCCTGGACGCCCTGGGCCGCTTCAACGCCTTCCTGGGCGACGGCACGTTCCGGGTCATTGGGGGTCGGGACCGCGACGGCAACGGCATCTACGGCGAGACGGGCGAGCCGCGCGCCGAGAAGGCGGCCACCCTGGGACCAGCCACCCCACAGGTGGACGTGGGTGACCTCGTCCCACAGGAGTAA
- a CDS encoding MDR family oxidoreductase encodes MTTPPTPDTYRALRVIQDGDEKRAELQTLPLSELPEGEVLIAVSHSSLNYKDGLAVTGKGILRQWPMTPGIDLAGTVLDDASGTYAPGTAVILTGWGIGERQDGGYATLARARAEWLVRQPAGTDAAWAMSVGTAGFTAMLAVMALEDAGVRPGHGEVLVTGAAGGVGSTAIALLSAAGFTVTASTGRPEEEAYLRELGASGIIGREEVPALKRPLEKERWAGVVDTVGGETLAGAYASTRTHGALAVCGIAGGTGLNTTVFPMILRGVSLLGIDSVTCPRPRREAAWQRLARDLPASRLADVTQTRGLSEVPALAPQILAGQVRGRTVIDVNG; translated from the coding sequence ATGACCACCCCCCCCACGCCCGACACCTACCGCGCCCTGCGGGTCATTCAGGACGGTGACGAAAAACGCGCTGAGTTGCAGACCCTGCCCCTCTCCGAACTGCCCGAAGGCGAGGTGCTGATCGCGGTGTCGCATTCCAGCCTGAACTACAAGGATGGGCTGGCGGTGACTGGCAAAGGCATCCTGCGCCAGTGGCCCATGACTCCCGGCATCGATCTGGCCGGGACGGTGCTCGACGATGCCAGCGGCACGTATGCCCCTGGGACTGCGGTGATCCTGACCGGCTGGGGCATCGGCGAGCGGCAGGACGGCGGCTACGCCACTCTGGCCCGGGCCAGGGCCGAGTGGCTGGTGCGCCAGCCCGCAGGGACCGACGCGGCCTGGGCCATGAGCGTGGGCACGGCGGGCTTCACGGCCATGCTGGCGGTGATGGCCTTGGAGGACGCGGGCGTGCGGCCTGGGCACGGCGAGGTGCTGGTGACGGGCGCGGCGGGCGGCGTGGGCAGCACCGCCATTGCCCTGCTGAGCGCCGCCGGGTTCACGGTCACCGCCAGCACCGGGCGCCCCGAGGAGGAGGCCTACCTGCGGGAGCTGGGGGCTTCGGGCATCATCGGGCGCGAAGAAGTGCCGGCCCTGAAACGCCCGCTGGAAAAGGAGCGCTGGGCGGGCGTGGTGGACACGGTGGGCGGCGAGACGCTGGCGGGGGCCTACGCCTCCACCCGCACGCACGGCGCGCTGGCCGTCTGCGGCATTGCGGGGGGCACCGGCCTGAACACCACCGTCTTCCCGATGATCCTGCGCGGCGTCTCGCTGCTGGGCATCGACAGCGTGACCTGCCCCCGGCCGCGCCGCGAGGCCGCCTGGCAGCGGCTGGCCCGCGATCTTCCGGCCTCCAGGCTGGCGGACGTGACCCAGACGCGCGGCCTGTCCGAGGTGCCCGCCCTGGCCCCGCAGATTCTGGCCGGGCAGGTGCGGGGACGCACCGTGATTGACGTGAACGGCTAA
- a CDS encoding hemolysin family protein, giving the protein MNDLLGILALLVLVLMNGFFVAAEFSLVSVRRTRIDQLADEGVAAAKATQGALKNLDLYIAATQLGITMASLAIGFVAEPAIEHLVHPLLDGGSLTQGQITGISFGLAFAISTILHIVFGELAPKSWALQRTEQVAMMVTRPLLVFTLVFKWAIILLNAMGNGVVRLFGLRGVAGHHAAYSEEEIRMIVGASSQEGVLEESERELVYNVFDLSDTTVREIMTPRVDMIVVDGASPLRRMLELNAEHSYSRVPVYQDTPDNIVGIVHSGDVLRHLDDLDTLTVADIMRRVFFVPESMKIKDLLAKMREKKSHLSVVVDEFGGTAGLVTLEDALEEIVGEIYDETDEEELPLYQLVGEGVYLIDGGMIVHEVEQILGSNLEDGEGEFDTLGGFMTDRFGDIPEIGYTFIHEGWAFTVEEADERRVSRVRVERAADPGPLALPEEASDG; this is encoded by the coding sequence ATGAATGACCTTCTCGGAATACTTGCGCTGTTGGTTCTGGTGTTAATGAACGGTTTCTTTGTGGCCGCGGAGTTCTCGCTGGTCAGCGTGCGCCGCACCCGCATCGACCAGCTGGCCGACGAGGGCGTCGCCGCCGCCAAAGCCACCCAGGGCGCGCTGAAAAACCTGGACCTGTACATCGCCGCCACCCAGCTCGGCATTACCATGGCCAGCCTGGCCATCGGCTTCGTGGCCGAACCGGCCATTGAGCATCTGGTGCATCCGCTGCTGGACGGCGGCTCGCTGACCCAGGGCCAGATCACCGGCATCTCCTTCGGGCTGGCCTTCGCCATCAGCACCATCTTGCACATCGTGTTCGGCGAGCTGGCCCCCAAGAGCTGGGCCCTGCAGCGCACCGAACAGGTCGCCATGATGGTCACGCGTCCGCTGCTGGTCTTCACGCTGGTCTTCAAGTGGGCCATCATCCTGCTGAACGCGATGGGCAACGGCGTGGTGCGGCTGTTCGGGCTGCGCGGGGTGGCCGGTCATCACGCCGCGTACTCGGAAGAGGAAATCCGCATGATCGTCGGCGCGTCCAGCCAGGAAGGCGTGCTGGAGGAGAGCGAGCGCGAACTGGTCTACAACGTCTTCGACCTGTCGGACACCACCGTGCGCGAGATCATGACCCCACGCGTGGACATGATCGTGGTGGACGGCGCTTCGCCGCTGCGCCGCATGCTGGAGCTGAACGCCGAGCACAGCTACTCGCGCGTGCCGGTGTACCAGGACACCCCCGACAACATCGTGGGCATCGTCCACAGCGGCGACGTGCTGCGCCACCTGGACGATCTGGATACCCTGACCGTGGCCGACATCATGCGCCGGGTCTTCTTCGTCCCCGAGAGCATGAAAATCAAGGACCTGCTGGCCAAGATGCGCGAGAAGAAGTCGCACCTGAGCGTGGTGGTGGACGAATTCGGCGGCACGGCGGGGCTGGTCACGCTGGAAGACGCCCTGGAAGAGATCGTGGGCGAGATCTACGACGAGACCGACGAAGAAGAGCTGCCGCTGTACCAGCTGGTCGGCGAGGGCGTGTACCTGATCGACGGCGGCATGATCGTCCACGAGGTCGAGCAGATTCTGGGCAGCAACCTGGAAGACGGCGAGGGTGAGTTCGACACCCTGGGCGGCTTCATGACCGACCGCTTCGGCGACATTCCCGAGATCGGCTACACCTTCATCCACGAGGGCTGGGCCTTTACCGTCGAGGAGGCCGACGAGCGCCGGGTCAGCCGCGTGCGCGTCGAGCGCGCCGCCGACCCCGGTCCGCTGGCCCTGCCCGAGGAGGCCAGCGATGGCTAA
- the cdd gene encoding cytidine deaminase, with product MAKTKLNPLGITPDPALLAAAKAAFAQAYAPYSKFHVGAALRTPDGQVFSGANVENASYGLGRCAEQSAVQAMATAGARTFTDLVVYAESSPPASPCGACRQVLYEFAPDARVVCVNADGEVLSGLVRDFLPHGFRLEEREDGHGVGTE from the coding sequence ATGGCTAAAACGAAGCTCAATCCGTTGGGCATCACGCCTGACCCGGCCCTTTTGGCCGCCGCGAAAGCCGCGTTTGCCCAGGCCTACGCCCCCTACAGCAAGTTCCACGTCGGCGCGGCGCTGCGGACCCCGGACGGGCAGGTGTTCAGCGGGGCCAACGTGGAGAACGCCAGCTACGGCCTGGGCCGCTGCGCCGAACAGTCGGCGGTGCAGGCGATGGCGACGGCGGGGGCGCGGACCTTCACCGATCTGGTGGTCTACGCCGAATCCAGCCCCCCGGCCAGCCCGTGCGGCGCGTGCCGTCAGGTGCTGTACGAGTTCGCCCCCGACGCCCGCGTGGTCTGCGTCAACGCCGACGGTGAGGTGCTGAGCGGTCTGGTGCGCGACTTCCTGCCGCACGGCTTCCGGCTGGAAGAACGCGAGGACGGACATGGCGTGGGGACGGAGTAG
- the mnhG gene encoding monovalent cation/H(+) antiporter subunit G produces MNDFNAARDIPILLGAFFVLTAAIGMVRFPDLYSRLHASSKLITLGSAGIFIGVGLEFAQTEALTRLAAVLLFQFLTTPLSAYLIAQAAYLRGLAPLLEGPDEWNALGKAALLDRRLEELQGSAED; encoded by the coding sequence ATGAACGACTTCAATGCGGCCCGCGATATCCCCATTCTGCTGGGGGCCTTTTTCGTGCTGACGGCGGCCATCGGCATGGTGCGCTTTCCGGACCTGTACTCGCGGCTGCACGCCAGCAGCAAGCTGATCACGCTGGGTTCGGCAGGCATCTTCATCGGGGTGGGACTGGAATTCGCCCAGACCGAGGCCTTGACCCGGTTGGCGGCGGTGCTGCTGTTTCAGTTTCTGACCACGCCGCTGAGCGCCTACCTGATCGCCCAGGCCGCCTACCTGCGCGGGCTGGCGCCGTTGCTGGAAGGCCCGGACGAGTGGAACGCGCTGGGCAAGGCCGCGCTGCTGGACCGGCGGCTGGAGGAACTGCAGGGCAGCGCAGAGGACTAA
- a CDS encoding monovalent cation/H+ antiporter complex subunit F: MIINLALGIVTLSVLLVTVRVLRGPSWGDRIMAFDFLSVNLVVLIALIAVKTRLIVMLDAALVLSLLGFLSTVALTRYLLLGRVMK, translated from the coding sequence ATGATCATCAATCTGGCCCTGGGCATCGTCACGCTGTCGGTCCTGCTGGTCACGGTGCGGGTGCTGCGCGGCCCCAGCTGGGGCGACCGGATCATGGCCTTCGACTTTCTGAGCGTGAATCTGGTGGTGCTGATCGCTTTAATCGCCGTCAAGACCCGCCTGATCGTGATGCTGGACGCCGCGCTGGTCCTGAGCCTGCTGGGGTTTCTCAGCACCGTGGCCCTGACGCGCTACCTGCTGCTGGGCCGGGTGATGAAATGA
- a CDS encoding Na+/H+ antiporter subunit E: MRGLSLNILLAIVWTLFVGEFSLRELAIGMLLGFAILSFFPLSLGTGNYVRRTLAVVRFALFFVRELTAANVQVALWALRPRPPLHPMVIAYPLRLSGDTAQTVLAATITLMPGSVAMGFNPERSVLYAHVIGADSPQAAREGFKKVEDALLPLYGQSAASTAPTVEEHA, translated from the coding sequence GTGAGGGGCCTCTCGCTGAACATCCTGCTCGCCATCGTCTGGACGCTGTTCGTGGGCGAGTTCAGCCTGCGCGAGCTGGCCATCGGGATGCTGCTGGGCTTCGCCATCCTGAGCTTCTTTCCGCTGTCGCTGGGCACCGGCAACTACGTGCGCCGGACCCTGGCGGTGGTGCGCTTCGCACTGTTCTTCGTGCGCGAGCTGACGGCGGCGAACGTGCAGGTGGCGCTGTGGGCGCTGCGCCCGCGTCCACCGCTGCACCCCATGGTCATCGCCTACCCGCTGCGCCTGAGCGGCGACACGGCCCAGACGGTGCTGGCGGCCACCATCACCCTGATGCCCGGCTCGGTGGCGATGGGCTTTAACCCGGAGCGCAGCGTGCTGTACGCGCACGTGATCGGCGCGGACAGTCCGCAGGCCGCCCGCGAGGGCTTCAAGAAGGTGGAAGACGCCCTGCTGCCGCTGTACGGCCAGAGCGCCGCGTCCACCGCCCCCACCGTGGAGGAACACGCATGA
- a CDS encoding proton-conducting transporter membrane subunit, translated as MTPEPIGVITSGLPLAPILTPLGLGLLLLLPMRRRWRVTLALASALLTLAFALLLMNATTGGVLVSELGGWKAPFGIVMAADRLGSFMSALAALCGVFTVWLMAAQPDPVRERHHSFALTSFLFAGVQLSFLTGDLFNLFVAFEVMLVASYALTVLGSTREQLREGFRYIVMNLSASALLVVACGLAYGTLGTLNFAHLAQRSAALGPNTTVTAVGVLLLIVFAAKGALFPLGFWLPGTYPAVPPATGAFFGAVLTKVGLYALIRVFTTVFNQDPGLPDTLLLLLGAVTMLYGALGAVSQREWRRILSFTVVGSVGYLAFGLGLDSPDALRASLAYLAVSVVVTLAMFLIAAVAERASGTRLVRARGFIEFLPLLAACFLLCALTVAGLPPSAGFVAKFDLVRAGLEGGTALAYAATASALLSSLITLYALLRVWSGFFWGRHPVSEPVRRVRWPERLPAYLASALVAALTVFAGPLLGYARGTADELGSNASYILGVLGEGPLDLPAPPTGDEVQQPEDAP; from the coding sequence ATGACGCCTGAACCCATCGGGGTGATCACCTCTGGCCTGCCCCTTGCGCCGATCCTGACGCCGCTGGGGCTGGGCCTGCTGCTGCTGCTGCCCATGCGCCGCCGGTGGCGGGTGACGCTGGCGCTGGCCTCGGCGCTGCTCACGCTGGCCTTCGCGCTGCTGCTGATGAACGCCACGACCGGCGGCGTGCTGGTCAGCGAACTGGGCGGCTGGAAGGCCCCCTTCGGCATCGTGATGGCCGCCGACCGCCTGGGTTCTTTTATGAGTGCCCTGGCCGCCCTGTGCGGCGTGTTCACCGTCTGGCTGATGGCCGCGCAGCCGGACCCGGTGCGCGAGCGGCATCATTCATTTGCGCTGACCTCGTTCCTGTTCGCGGGGGTGCAACTGTCGTTTTTAACCGGCGACCTGTTCAACCTGTTCGTGGCCTTCGAGGTGATGCTGGTGGCCAGCTACGCCCTGACCGTGCTGGGGTCCACCCGCGAGCAGCTGCGCGAGGGCTTCCGCTACATCGTGATGAACCTGTCGGCCTCGGCGCTGCTGGTGGTGGCCTGCGGGCTGGCCTACGGCACGCTGGGCACGTTGAACTTCGCGCATCTGGCGCAGCGCAGCGCGGCGCTGGGGCCGAACACCACCGTCACTGCCGTGGGCGTGTTGCTGCTGATCGTCTTTGCGGCCAAGGGGGCGCTGTTTCCGCTGGGCTTCTGGCTGCCCGGCACCTATCCGGCGGTGCCCCCGGCCACCGGCGCGTTTTTCGGAGCGGTGCTGACCAAGGTGGGGCTGTACGCGCTGATCCGGGTGTTCACCACCGTGTTCAACCAGGACCCGGGGCTGCCCGACACGCTGCTGCTGCTTCTGGGCGCCGTGACCATGCTGTACGGCGCGCTGGGCGCGGTCAGCCAGCGCGAGTGGCGCCGCATCCTGTCGTTCACGGTGGTGGGCTCGGTGGGCTACCTGGCTTTCGGGCTGGGGCTGGACTCGCCGGACGCGCTGCGGGCCAGCCTGGCGTACCTGGCGGTCAGCGTGGTGGTGACCCTGGCGATGTTTCTCATCGCTGCCGTCGCGGAGCGGGCCAGCGGCACCCGGCTGGTGCGGGCGCGCGGCTTTATCGAGTTCCTGCCGCTGCTGGCCGCGTGTTTCCTGCTGTGCGCGCTGACGGTGGCCGGGTTGCCCCCCAGCGCGGGCTTCGTGGCGAAGTTTGACTTGGTCCGCGCCGGGCTGGAGGGCGGCACGGCGCTGGCCTACGCCGCCACGGCCAGCGCCCTGCTCAGCAGCCTGATTACCCTGTACGCGCTGCTGCGGGTCTGGAGCGGCTTCTTCTGGGGGCGTCATCCGGTCAGCGAACCGGTGCGGCGGGTCCGCTGGCCCGAGCGGCTCCCGGCCTACCTGGCCTCGGCGCTGGTGGCCGCGCTGACCGTGTTCGCCGGGCCGCTGCTGGGCTACGCGCGCGGCACCGCCGACGAACTGGGCAGCAACGCCTCGTACATCCTCGGGGTGCTGGGCGAAGGCCCGCTGGACCTTCCCGCGCCCCCCACGGGCGACGAGGTGCAGCAGCCGGAGGACGCGCCGTGA
- a CDS encoding Na+/H+ antiporter subunit C yields the protein METLFAVLIGLLVAAGVFLMLSRTIIRVVLGLAFVAYGVNLAILTVSGLRQDSPPLLTLEGPYVDPLPQALVLTAIVIGFGTTALLLTVALRAYQVAGHDDVAAFGDNLARDPDAPDGQHADPEHLSPDVPEVDHADETAAQLAELERLRRITR from the coding sequence ATGGAGACCCTGTTTGCCGTGCTGATCGGCCTGCTGGTGGCCGCAGGCGTCTTTCTGATGCTGTCGCGCACGATCATCCGGGTGGTGCTGGGGCTGGCCTTCGTCGCCTACGGCGTGAATCTGGCGATCCTGACGGTGTCGGGGCTGCGTCAGGACTCGCCGCCGCTGCTGACGCTGGAAGGACCGTACGTGGACCCGCTGCCGCAGGCGCTGGTGCTGACCGCCATCGTGATCGGCTTCGGCACCACCGCGCTGCTGCTCACGGTGGCGCTGCGGGCCTATCAGGTGGCCGGACACGACGACGTGGCGGCCTTCGGTGACAACCTGGCCCGTGACCCCGACGCCCCGGACGGCCAGCACGCCGATCCCGAGCACCTCAGCCCCGACGTACCGGAAGTGGACCACGCCGACGAGACCGCCGCCCAGCTGGCCGAGCTGGAACGCCTGCGGAGGATCACGCGATGA
- a CDS encoding Na(+)/H(+) antiporter subunit B, whose product MSPRRAPKKAVKEAAPAPPRPGDLLINDPILKTISRAAFALVMLFALLLLWRGHNAPGGGFIAGLMTVCALILHRIANGDSALRVDPVKFIPWGLALSFTTGLVPYLLGRPFLKSDFGYLTTALTGEFEWATALLFDLGVYLVVVGAGLSLAYALIEVEPSERVEGDE is encoded by the coding sequence ATGAGTCCCAGACGCGCCCCCAAGAAGGCGGTGAAGGAGGCCGCGCCCGCCCCGCCCCGCCCCGGCGACCTGCTGATCAACGATCCGATCCTGAAGACCATCAGCCGGGCGGCCTTCGCGCTGGTGATGCTGTTCGCGCTGCTGCTGCTGTGGCGCGGTCACAACGCGCCCGGCGGCGGCTTCATCGCGGGCCTGATGACCGTGTGCGCCCTGATCCTGCACCGCATCGCCAACGGCGACAGCGCCCTGCGGGTGGACCCAGTGAAATTCATTCCCTGGGGGCTGGCCCTGTCCTTCACCACCGGGCTGGTCCCGTACCTGCTGGGCCGCCCCTTCCTGAAGTCCGATTTTGGCTACCTGACCACCGCCCTGACCGGCGAGTTCGAGTGGGCCACCGCCCTGCTGTTCGATCTGGGCGTGTACCTGGTGGTGGTGGGCGCCGGGCTGTCGCTGGCCTACGCCCTGATCGAGGTCGAGCCGTCGGAACGGGTGGAGGGAGACGAATGA